The Amphiura filiformis chromosome 1, Afil_fr2py, whole genome shotgun sequence nucleotide sequence TGCTACATTGGAATAACGCAGCTTCAATAGCCATTAACGTAAAATCACTTGATTTACATCCGCCATGCATAATGCAGGCAGAATTAAAGATCTCCACTAGCTcgactatattactgatacatttAAGAACAGACTTAATTAAGTGAAATAATAACAAAGTTATCTTACACAGAAATGTGATTTTCAAAATCGATGCTGTTGATGAGAAGATATGACGATATCAATTTATCTACTCATTTTCCCAGGTCAACAAATTTTGATTCATTTAAATGTATGCATTGTAATTGGACTAAAACAACAGACATGGGAGACAATTAATTATGTGGCGGTCATGTTATATACCATGTACCAAGGGGTGCGGGTAAGTGAGCCCGCCGTGGACGagaaagataacagaccgcgtacaagtAGTCAAagtcagcatcacccgataataaGGAGCGATTggtccatgaaatgcgacaggcaaaactgctatgcacttaAGCGTATTTTTACGGTATATCGCGTAAtagcgaaggcacgcaacgctctatcgcgtgaCAACACTGGCGTTCGATCGTTCGATCTCATTGACGTTTTTAATAAAAATAGTTGCTTTttccattatattattgtatataaaatacatCCTTATACGGCCCTCATGagtatgcaagaattcacagcatataatacacggggactttggctgttgatacatggtctgtagtagtctatgGAGCCCGCCAATCAATTTAGTTAGCTTTTCACATGTGTGAAACACGGAGGTTTTAAACTCCAGTGCTAATGTTTGGTGACCAAATCTTTTGAACAATGGTTTTAAAGTGTTTTTGAAATGCCTGAAGGATATTAAACAAATTTGGCTAGGGCTGCCATCTTCAAATTGTCGGGCGTTTTTGGTAGGGGTCAATTAAGGGCAAACAGGggtcaaaatgatgaaatatccCAATTCTTTTAACAAATATACCAAATTAGTCGCCTGATCATAAGGAATCCAAACATGTACAGTTTGCCCTATCTGCGACCTTTAGTGTACGACGCTATGGCAGAAGTGTGACGAAGGTCAACGCACTTTCGACTGCAAATTTGCTAATACTGTCAAGATTGTCAAATTTAAATACTTTTGATGTCTAGTTAAgattgtccaatttaaatgatttttttatcgacacaaatatttttcttgtgaaTTGCTGACCCCAATATTTTGGGCTGGGTGTGCTAATCTAAAGTGGGGGAGGGAGGAGTGATGCAGACAAAAGTTCTTCAATAATTTTAAACTCTCCTTTATATACCAATATACTTCAATGTGGCAACGTAAAAGACCCGGATGAAATACTGAATCTTGCACGATTTaccttttcattatttttattattcttaTCATTGAAATTATAAATATGGATTTTCGCTCAGAAATTAAATTGGAACAAccacttttaaaacttttatgccACGTTTTTTAATCTTTTTCTTCTATTGCATAATGCTattgatttgaattgaattgtcaaCATTTGAAGATGGAGACGTACGTCTTGTCGACGGCAAAGAATGGGAAGGTAGAATAGAGGTGTATTATGACGGTGGATGGAGGGTGGTGTGTTATGACACTGACAGTGAATCGGATAGCAAATGGAGCGATCGCGCAGCGTGGGTAACTTGTCAGCAGTTGGGCTATCCTGGAGGAACGGCAACTTCAGTCACTGCGTATTCTATTACCGGAAGCAGGAAATTTAGTGACGTGAGATGTCAGAACGGTAAGCTTTTTTCTGGAAGATTCATTTTAATTAACCGAACCCTCTCAAAGTTCTAGCTTGGATGTTTCCTTCAAATTGGTTTGAGGTAATCATAAATGTTCTCCTCATAGCGAGTATAGCATTGTGTATCTTCATATGCTTAAGGAAATGTAACTTATATCTGCCCCCATAAAGTGGTTTACCATTGTTAACCCACTGCACTTTAAATACATTTTGGTTACAAAATCCAATACATCAGTGAACTATGTTTAATATTTTCGCTGATACCGAAATCGTTATCTTCATTCATTAAGAACCCTTAAAATATTCCACATTCATGAAAAATGCAACAAAGGCCTTGACAAAAGAGCGTAATAATATACGCTTTTGCCAATACTGATTTTATGTACCTTTTGCCTCATCATAATCTTAATTTTTTAGGTGACTATAGCCTGCCAGACTGTAAATATGAGTTTGAAGAGACGGATTGTAGAGACGACAAACAAGCAGGCGTCATTTGCTATAATGGTAAGAGTGTTTAGTTTACTTATAGTCTGTCCCCAAAAATGGTGCAATCCCAAAACAACTGAGAAGCCCGAACATGTTGCACTTTTTTCCATTTATACTTATTTTTGTGATTTACCAAAGCTTTCAAAGACTTTTTAAATAAGCATTCGGCAAAAATTGTCACCTAGCTCCTTGCGAGATTATTAATACTTCTTTCGGGAGATCAATACAGTATTTTGTCATTCTTGAAAAGTATTTTCAACCCCATTGATTAAAGAAAACTTGAACAAGATTTACATTGCTATATATGGCATAGGCTGATTCAGAAATACTTAAATACATGTAATTTCATGAAATTAAGATAACCTTTAGAGGGTGCACCCGGGTTTTGTGTGTGAAATATGTAaggaatttttgccatttttactcAACTGATATTTGACTTattcaaatatgccataaaaCTGTTAGTCTTGAGTATTCATGATATGGAACGCTATGTCACACGCCACTGGAGACAAGCAAACTTGCTCCATCCGTCGACACCGCCATGACTGCGTTTACATAGCTCGCTCAGGACATAAATAAACGTTTTTACATGTCGAAAAACACATGTTCAAAATAACTTCGCTGCTAAATATGTAATACATACTTTAAATTAGGTATAACtgatatatttcaaaaataattttacctAGCGACTTCCAGAACTGTCACTCCTACTGCGCACCTGATGTAGGCTCAGATCACCGATCTAGTGATCGCTAAAGTGGTTTCAGCAGACTTTCCAACCCCTGATTGCAAACGAGTTCAGAGCATTGGTGGTACTATTGAATCCCTGCTTCAACTGGAGGATAATGATGTAAAAGACATGTGTGCTAAATTCAGAGACATCACAAACAAAAATCACAGTTGGTAAAAATCAGTTGGTATAAGGAGATCTCTCGTCAAGTGAAGGGATTACCCGAAGAACTCAGGAAAATGTGCCATTTGAGAGGAAAAGCCTAAATCTTGTTGTTATATAACCCCTCAGCTCCAAAAAAGAACCATTATCGGAAGCTGAACAAAGAGGTCGAATATCAAGTGAAACAGTTGAAAACAAAGCTTCTTGAAAAGACGTTCAAGAAATGGAAAAGCATATGCAAAGAAGCCACTATCTTTTCAAGAACATGAAGAAAGTTACAAAGCTGGCAGGTGATAAAGCCAAAGAGCAATCTGCAGTCAAAGACAAACATAAATGAAATGGCATTTTTTCTTGACAACAGCAAGTAAAtttttttactcactacaatatttcgtccttcacatagaaggacttcatcaggtaatGATCATCTGATCCCGTGAAACTGGGTTCCGGTGTTGTTTAGTCTATTTTCTAGTCTTTAAAAGCGGATCGTATACTTGGCTTAAgaaatatgtgccctcctctctgtttaaggtCTTGATCCCCTTTCTTCTTATCCCCATGGCTTCTTGAACTTCTCTAGACTTTTTGTTATGCTCCCGCCCGAGGATCTTTgacttatcatattatttattatattgttgGTCCGCGGGCGACATGATcataaattgctgattttgcctgttctctttctaataaattgCGTTCAGGGTGAGTGTTTTGTATTCTGCCATTCTAGTTCCAAGCATATGATAAGTTTTAGCATCCGAGTTCcatattttgtttgtgtttgttatttgttttgtttttgtttgttttttcattctCACGTTTGTCTTTTGAGTAGACTAAAATCCGTCTGAGGGTTTGATGCGCAACAGAGAGTTTTGTTCAACATGGATATCCTGTGACCTTCgtgaaaaagtaaaaacaaaacggtGGTTCCTTTTTAGCATATTTAGTTGAACGTCAAATAACTATTcttacaaaatttacaatttgttcatgtgtttgttaTGTACTTATTTATTTCAGGTGAAGGAGCATGTGATGTTGATAGTTATATACCCTTCCAAAATTCCTGCTACAAATTGAGCAATGAGCGTCTCAATAGACCAGAGGCTATGTCAGCTTGTACGAGTGATGGTGGTCATCTGGCAGATATAACATCATTGGAAGAACAAGAGTTTATTGTCAGCATACTTAAGGCATCTGGTGGGGGAGATGCTTGGTTTGGATTGCTTCAATATAAGTTTATATGGTCAGATAGATCTCCTTTAATACCCAAGACGTGGCATGATATATACACGAATGAAGATGCTATTTGCATGTACCTACGAAAAGAATCTGGATATGATTGGCATGATAGATTGTGCGATGATTACAGATACAAGTATAAATCTGTGTGTGAATTTCAAGGTAAATCAGCAATGGCAGGAGCGTATTACCATGTGGTGGCAGAGGGTAGAGACTGCAATCGGAAAATAATTTGGGTGAAATCGGGACAAATATAAAGAAACTAGGTGTTATAATAAATTGTATTGGATGGTGGTAGTAATCAAAGTCGGTAAACTTATTTGCTATTGATATAATTATTCCTTTCAAGTGGAATGCCAAGTGAATATTTTCAAGATATCTACCTTTTAATTTGTTAGTAACACATTGTTAATTATTTCAGCTGAGGGAAAGTGTCCTAATGCCTTCCAAAATTCCTGCTACAAAGTGCTTGATGAGAGTCTCACTAGAACAGAGGCTCATAGAGCTTGTACGAGTGATGATGGACATCTAGCAGATATAACATCATCGGAAGAACAAGAATTTATTGTCAGCATACTTAAGGCATCTGGTGGCGGAGATGCTTGGTTTGGATTGCTTAAAGATCCAGATGCAAAGTTTGCATGGTCAGATGGATCACCTTTAAAACATAACGAGACATGGCAGGATATAGATACCAATGAAAACACTGTTTGCATGCGATTAAGGGAAAACTCTGGTTGGCATGATAGGAAGTGCGATAGAGAGTTTAAGTTTGTATGTGAAATTGAAGGTAAATATACATCTGGTGGTGGTGATGTTTGGTTTGGATTGTGTAAAGATCCATATGCTGAGGCGAAGTTTGCAATGTCAGATGGATCGCCTGTCATTGCATATGAATAATATATACACCGATGAGAGGACTGTTTGTATGCGAATGAGTATATATCATTCATATGCTTGGAGTGATAAGGAATgctattataatataaatatgtatGGTTATGGTTAATATATGTAAGTTAAAGTAAAATCGTGTATAATCAGCATCACATTCCCTTGATCTTTTCGTGTTATAATTATTCTATTTCAATGCGAGAGATGAAACCATGGAACTATAAAAGCATAAAACTTCAGTTTCAAAGTCAAACTAAATATAAATACGTGATCGCTGAGATGTTAGGAATAAATCAAATcagtaataaataattaataacaatGTGTTACCCAGCCATAACATAGTCACAACTA carries:
- the LOC140147192 gene encoding macrophage mannose receptor 1-like isoform X2, producing MLPVIFTLISFGYIMNMNSVVCQVEYDGDVRLVDGKEWEGRIEVYYDGGWRVVCYDTDSESDSKWSDRAAWVTCQQLGYPGGTATSVTAYSITGSRKFSDVRCQNGDYSLPDCKYEFEETDCRDDKQAGVICYNGEGACDVDSYIPFQNSCYKLSNERLNRPEAMSACTSDGGHLADITSLEEQEFIVSILKASGGGDAWFGLLQYKFIWSDRSPLIPKTWHDIYTNEDAICMYLRKESGYDWHDRLCDDYRYKYKSVCEFQAEGKCPNAFQNSCYKVLDESLTRTEAHRACTSDDGHLADITSSEEQEFIVSILKASGGGDAWFGLLKDPDAKFAWSDGSPLKHNETWQDIDTNENTVCMRLRENSGWHDRKCDREFKFVCEIEETPTHSTSAGEGGGKTAATAGSVVGVLLFVILTLVIALFIYKRSKNQATESGKARSENNNSTHELDSNVDNGNDAQPDNDYNYVGDAQPDNEYNYVDANNLRSTGDPVPDSNNDDNTYSYAETPVGVGLRPSAPEEQPKEEGWMENTIYSASDDVGDPNAQEEGWADNTVYGD
- the LOC140147192 gene encoding macrophage mannose receptor 1-like isoform X1, translating into MGMSSPESSLRSTTETGITMSQFIFALITFGYIMNMNSVVCQAEYDGDVRLVDGKEWEGRIEVYYDGGWRVVCYDTDSESDSKWSDRAAWVTCQQLGYPGGTATSVTAYSITGSRKFSDVRCQNGDYSLPDCKYEFEETDCRDDKQAGVICYNGEGACDVDSYIPFQNSCYKLSNERLNRPEAMSACTSDGGHLADITSLEEQEFIVSILKASGGGDAWFGLLQYKFIWSDRSPLIPKTWHDIYTNEDAICMYLRKESGYDWHDRLCDDYRYKYKSVCEFQAEGKCPNAFQNSCYKVLDESLTRTEAHRACTSDDGHLADITSSEEQEFIVSILKASGGGDAWFGLLKDPDAKFAWSDGSPLKHNETWQDIDTNENTVCMRLRENSGWHDRKCDREFKFVCEIEETPTHSTSAGEGGGKTAATAGSVVGVLLFVILTLVIALFIYKRSKNQATESGKARSENNNSTHELDSNVDNGNDAQPDNDYNYVGDAQPDNEYNYVDANNLRSTGDPVPDSNNDDNTYSYAETPVGVGLRPSAPEEQPKEEGWMENTIYSASDDVGDPNAQEEGWADNTVYGD